One genomic window of Camelina sativa cultivar DH55 chromosome 5, Cs, whole genome shotgun sequence includes the following:
- the LOC104784725 gene encoding SKP1-like protein 20 isoform X1, with product MSEGNLAVMKPETMKSYIWLQTADGSIQQVEQEVAMFCPMICQEVIQKGVGSSKNHAISLPQRVNPAMFSLVLDYCRFHQMPGRSNKEQKTYDERFIRMDTKRLCELTSAADSLQLKPLVDLTSRALARIIEGKTPEEIREIFHLPDDLTEEEKLEPLKNTMDDPRIRLLNRLYAKKRKELKERERLKNVEVEEHVDERSVDDLLSFINSRDPKVVKKKKKKKKKIVSSNDIHDKESHDLHSKQQCVEETGSSMREVPNLPSAEDDISTPKASSEDEDDEIDPAMREMLDREVEDFAQRLNSTWVRSLGQERRPVHFSINGNGTTRRHTGFRHTLDD from the exons ATGTCTGAAGGTAATTTGGCCGTCATGAAACCAGAG ACGATGAAGTCCTACATATGGCTTCAAACTGCTGATGGCTCAATCCAGCAAGTAGAACAAGAGGTTGCAATGTTCTGTCCCATGATATGTCAAGAGGTAATACAGAAGGGTGTTGGATCTTCTAAGAATCATGCAATATCGCTTCCACAGCGAGTTAATCCAGCTATGTTCAGCTTGGTTCTTGATTATTGCAGATTTCATCAAATGCCTGGACGTTCAAACAAG GAACAGAAAACTTATGATGAAAGATTCATCCGAATGGATACAAAGAGGCTCTGTGAGTTAACATCAGCCGCTGACAGTTTGCAGCTGAAGCCTTTGGTTGATCTTACTAGTCGTGCACTTGCACGGATCATTGAAGGCAAAACCCCTGAGGAGATACGAGAAATATTTCATTTGCCTGATGACCTTACTGAG GAGGAGAAATTAGAGCCTCTGAAGAACACGATGGATGATCCACGGATTCGACTACTGAATAGATTGTAcgcaaagaagagaaaggagctgaaagaaagagagagattgaag AATGTTGAGGTTGAAGAACATGTGGATGAACGTTCTGTGGATGACCTGTTATCATTTATTAACAGCAGAG ATCCCAAGgtggtaaagaaaaagaagaagaagaaaaagaagattgtTTCTTCAAATGACATTCATGATAAG GAATCACATGATCTTCATTCCAAACAACAATGTGTTGAAGAGACCGGGTCCAGCATGAGAGAGGTACCCAACTTACCTAGTGCAGAAGATGACATTTCTACACCAAAGGCCAGCTCtgaagatgaagacgatgaaATCGATCCAGCCATGAGGGAAATGCTTGATAG aGAGGTAGAAGATTTTGCTCAAAGACTGAACTCCACTTGGGTTCGGTCGCTAGGACAAGAAAGAAGGCCTGTACACTTCTCCATAAATGGCAACGGGACTACAAGACGGCATACAG GTTTTAGACATACTCTAGATGACTGA
- the LOC104784725 gene encoding SKP1-like protein 20 isoform X2, which produces MSEGNLAVMKPETMKSYIWLQTADGSIQQVEQEVAMFCPMICQEVIQKGVGSSKNHAISLPQRVNPAMFSLVLDYCRFHQMPGRSNKEQKTYDERFIRMDTKRLCELTSAADSLQLKPLVDLTSRALARIIEGKTPEEIREIFHLPDDLTEEEKLEPLKNTMDDPRIRLLNRLYAKKRKELKERERLKNVEVEEHVDERSVDDLLSFINSRDPKVVKKKKKKKKKIVSSNDIHDKESHDLHSKQQCVEETGSSMREVPNLPSAEDDISTPKASSEDEDDEIDPAMREMLDREVEDFAQRLNSTWVRSLGQERRPVHFSINGNGTTRRHTGQSP; this is translated from the exons ATGTCTGAAGGTAATTTGGCCGTCATGAAACCAGAG ACGATGAAGTCCTACATATGGCTTCAAACTGCTGATGGCTCAATCCAGCAAGTAGAACAAGAGGTTGCAATGTTCTGTCCCATGATATGTCAAGAGGTAATACAGAAGGGTGTTGGATCTTCTAAGAATCATGCAATATCGCTTCCACAGCGAGTTAATCCAGCTATGTTCAGCTTGGTTCTTGATTATTGCAGATTTCATCAAATGCCTGGACGTTCAAACAAG GAACAGAAAACTTATGATGAAAGATTCATCCGAATGGATACAAAGAGGCTCTGTGAGTTAACATCAGCCGCTGACAGTTTGCAGCTGAAGCCTTTGGTTGATCTTACTAGTCGTGCACTTGCACGGATCATTGAAGGCAAAACCCCTGAGGAGATACGAGAAATATTTCATTTGCCTGATGACCTTACTGAG GAGGAGAAATTAGAGCCTCTGAAGAACACGATGGATGATCCACGGATTCGACTACTGAATAGATTGTAcgcaaagaagagaaaggagctgaaagaaagagagagattgaag AATGTTGAGGTTGAAGAACATGTGGATGAACGTTCTGTGGATGACCTGTTATCATTTATTAACAGCAGAG ATCCCAAGgtggtaaagaaaaagaagaagaagaaaaagaagattgtTTCTTCAAATGACATTCATGATAAG GAATCACATGATCTTCATTCCAAACAACAATGTGTTGAAGAGACCGGGTCCAGCATGAGAGAGGTACCCAACTTACCTAGTGCAGAAGATGACATTTCTACACCAAAGGCCAGCTCtgaagatgaagacgatgaaATCGATCCAGCCATGAGGGAAATGCTTGATAG aGAGGTAGAAGATTTTGCTCAAAGACTGAACTCCACTTGGGTTCGGTCGCTAGGACAAGAAAGAAGGCCTGTACACTTCTCCATAAATGGCAACGGGACTACAAGACGGCATACAG GTCAATCTCCATGA
- the LOC104784725 gene encoding SKP1-like protein 20 isoform X3 produces the protein MPGRSNKEQKTYDERFIRMDTKRLCELTSAADSLQLKPLVDLTSRALARIIEGKTPEEIREIFHLPDDLTEEEKLEPLKNTMDDPRIRLLNRLYAKKRKELKERERLKNVEVEEHVDERSVDDLLSFINSRDPKVVKKKKKKKKKIVSSNDIHDKESHDLHSKQQCVEETGSSMREVPNLPSAEDDISTPKASSEDEDDEIDPAMREMLDREVEDFAQRLNSTWVRSLGQERRPVHFSINGNGTTRRHTGFRHTLDD, from the exons ATGCCTGGACGTTCAAACAAG GAACAGAAAACTTATGATGAAAGATTCATCCGAATGGATACAAAGAGGCTCTGTGAGTTAACATCAGCCGCTGACAGTTTGCAGCTGAAGCCTTTGGTTGATCTTACTAGTCGTGCACTTGCACGGATCATTGAAGGCAAAACCCCTGAGGAGATACGAGAAATATTTCATTTGCCTGATGACCTTACTGAG GAGGAGAAATTAGAGCCTCTGAAGAACACGATGGATGATCCACGGATTCGACTACTGAATAGATTGTAcgcaaagaagagaaaggagctgaaagaaagagagagattgaag AATGTTGAGGTTGAAGAACATGTGGATGAACGTTCTGTGGATGACCTGTTATCATTTATTAACAGCAGAG ATCCCAAGgtggtaaagaaaaagaagaagaagaaaaagaagattgtTTCTTCAAATGACATTCATGATAAG GAATCACATGATCTTCATTCCAAACAACAATGTGTTGAAGAGACCGGGTCCAGCATGAGAGAGGTACCCAACTTACCTAGTGCAGAAGATGACATTTCTACACCAAAGGCCAGCTCtgaagatgaagacgatgaaATCGATCCAGCCATGAGGGAAATGCTTGATAG aGAGGTAGAAGATTTTGCTCAAAGACTGAACTCCACTTGGGTTCGGTCGCTAGGACAAGAAAGAAGGCCTGTACACTTCTCCATAAATGGCAACGGGACTACAAGACGGCATACAG GTTTTAGACATACTCTAGATGACTGA